The Terriglobales bacterium genomic interval CGTTGCGCTCGGTAAAGCTCTTCCACTTCTCCGGCAGGTCGTCGAGCGCGAAGATGGCCGACACCGGACAGACCGGCACGCAGGCGCCGCAGTCGATGCATTCCACCGGGTCGATGTACAGCATCTCTTCCGTGGCGTGCTTCTCTTCATCCTTCTTGGGGTGGATGCAATCCACCGGACAGGCGTCCACGCACGCGGTGTCCTTGGTGCCGATACA includes:
- a CDS encoding ferredoxin family protein; this translates as CIGTKDTACVDACPVDCIHPKKDEEKHATEEMLYIDPVECIDCGACVPVCPVSAIFALDDLPEKWKSFTERNAKYYGR